A region of Ictidomys tridecemlineatus isolate mIctTri1 chromosome 4, mIctTri1.hap1, whole genome shotgun sequence DNA encodes the following proteins:
- the Rpp25l gene encoding ribonuclease P protein subunit p25-like protein, with translation MEHYRKAGSIELPAPSPMPQLPPDTLEMRVRDGSKIRNLLGLALGRLEGGSARHVVFSGSGRAAGKAVSCAEIVKRRVPGLHQLTKLRFLQTEDSWVPNSPDTGLDPLTVRRNVPAVWVLLSRDPLDPSECGYQPPGAPPGLGSIPSSSCGPRPRRRPRDNRS, from the coding sequence ATGGAGCACTACCGGAAAGCTGGCTCTATAGAGCTTCCAGCACCTTCCCCAATGCCCCAGCTACCTCCTGACACCCTGGAGATGCGGGTCCGAGATGGCAGCAAAATTCGAAACCTGCTGGGACTTGCACTGGGTCGATTGGAGGGAGGCAGTGCACGACATGTGGTGTTTTCAGGTTCTGGCCGGGCTGCAGGGAAAGCGGTCAGTTGCGCTGAGATTGTCAAGCGTCGAGTTCCAGGTCTGCATCAGCTCACCAAACTGCGTTTCCTGCAGACTGAAGACAGCTGGGTCCCAAATTCACCTGACACAGGTTTAGACCCCCTCACAGTACGTCGCAATGTGCCTGCAGTGTGGGTACTGCTTAGCCGGGACCCCCTGGACCCTAGTGAGTGTGGCTACCAGCCCCCAGGGGCACCCCCTGGCCTGGGCTCCATTCCCAGCTCCAGTTGTGGCCCCCGACCCCGAAGAAGACCTCGAGACAACCGGTCCTGA